Below is a genomic region from Nocardioides panacis.
CAACGCGCTGCGGCACGCCAAGGCCGAGAACCTCACCGTCCAGGTGGGCACGGTCGGGGAACGGCTCAGCCTCGACGTCACCGACGACGGCCTGGGCTTCGACCCGCACCGGCAGGCCTCGGGGCTCGGCCTGCGCAGCCTGCGCGACCTGGTCTCCGAGGCCGGCGGCCGGCTCGACGTCCGCTCCTCGACGGGCGAGGGCACCACCGTGCACGCGGAGGTGCCCCGATGACGCTCCCGACGACCGGACCGGCGACCGGACCCGCGACCGGTGCGGTCCGGGTGGTGCTGGTCGACGACCATGCGGTGGTCCGGACCGGTCTGGCCCAGCTGCTCACCGGCGCGGGCGGCATCGACGTGGTCGGCCAGGCCGGGGACGGCGCCGAGGCCCTCGAGGTCGTACGACGGACCCGGCCGGCGGTCGTGGTGATGGACCTGCAGATGCCCGGTGTGGACGGGGTCGCGGCCACCCGGTCGATCCTCGCCGAGGAGCTCGGCGCGGAGGTCGTGGTGCTCACGTCGTTCTCGGACAACGCCCGGATCGCCGCCGCCCTGGACGCCGGCGCGGTCGGGTACCTCCTCAAGGACGCCGACCCCGAGGACCTGATCGAGGGCATCCGAGCGGTCAGCCGGGGGGAGTCCCCGCTGCACCCCAAGGTCGCCCGGCAGCTGCTCACCGCCCGGCACGCCGCCCCGGCCAGCGTCGACCTGACGCCCCGCGAGCGGGAGGTCCTCGGCCTGGTGCGGGAGGGGCTGGCCAACAAGCAGGTCGCCCGCCGCCTGGGGATCAGCGAGCGGACCGTGAAGGCGCACCTGACCTCGGTGTTCCAGCGGATCGGGGTCACGGACCGCACCCAGGCCGCGCTCTGGGCCGAGCGGAACCTCTGAGTCAGTCGGTGTCCTCGGCCGACAGGCCGTCCGTGAGCCGCTCGACCGGCTCCGCCGCGGGCAGCGGCGGGGGAGTGCCGCCCCACTCGGGGCAGATCGACTGGTGCGCGCACCAGCCGCACAGCGGGCTCTTGCGGGGGGCGCCAGTCGCCGGTGTCCTGGGCGGTGCGGATCGCCTGCCAGAGCGCCTCGACCTTGCGCTCGGTGGCCAGCAGGTCGCTCTCGTCGGGGGAGTAGCGCAGCACCTCGCCGCTCCCGAGGTAGATCAGCTGGAGCATCCGCGGCACCACGCCCCGGGTCCGCCAGAGCACGAGCGCGTAGAACTTCATCTGGAACAGCGCCCGCGCCTCGTAGGCCTCGCCGGGCGCCCGGCCGGTCTTGTAGTCGACGACCCGGATCTCCCCGGTGGGGGCGATGTCGAGCCGGTCGATGAAGCCGCGCAGCAGCAGCTTGGACCCGAGCAGCGTCTCGACGTACAGCTCGCGCTCGGCCGGCTCGAGCCGGGTCGGGTCCTCGAGCGCGAAGTAGCGGCCCAGCGACTCCTGGCAGGAGGCCAGCCAGGCGCCGATCTCCGGGCCCGCGGAGCCGAACATCTCGGCGATCTCCGGCTCGGCCTCGAGGACCTGCTCCCAGGCGGGCTGCAGCATCTGCGCCGCCCGGTCGGGCGTCCGGTCCGCCGACGGCAGGTCGAAGAGGTTCTCGAGCACCTTGTGCACCACGGTGCCGCGCACCGCGTCCGGCGACGACGGCTCGGGCAGCCGGTCGATGGTGCGGTAGCGGAACAGCAGCGGGCAGCTCATGAAGTCACCGGCCCGGCTGGGGGACAACGACCCGATCACGTGGACGCCGTCCACGTGGGTCCGCTCCACCCCGTCGAGCACCGACGGTCCCGTGCTGCTGGTCATCTCCGCCACCTCACCCGCTCCGCCGCCCACGCCCTGCGGCCGGCCTGCCTCGACAGTAGGGGACCGCACCGACGGAACCGGGGGGCCCGCCGCGATAGCGTGGAGACGTGGACGACCAGCGCACCGCGGAGCCCGGGGGACCGACCGGACCGCGTCCCGACGCGCCCAGGCGCCCGCCCGGCACCCTCCGGATCGGCCAGATCGGCGGCGTGGACGTCCTGGTGCGGTCCTCGTGGCTGCTGGTCGCCGCGATCATCTCGGTGATGCTGGCCCCCGCCGTCGAGCAGGTCGAGCCCGGCCTCGGGGCCGGGAAGTACGTCGCCGGTCTCGCGTTCGCGGTGCTGCTCTACCTCTCGGTGCTGCTGCACGAGGCCTCGCACGCGCTGATGGCCCAGCACTACGGCCTGCCGGTCCGCTCCATCACGCTGCACTTCCTGGGCGGGGTCACCGAGATCGACGGCGAACCGGACACCCCCGGCCGCGAGTTCGGCGTCTCGGTGGTCGGCCCGCTCACCTCGCTCGCGGTCGGCGTGGCCGCGATCCCGCTCGCCGTGCTCGCCCCCGACAGCTCGCTGCTCGACCTGGCCGCCAAGGGCCTGGCCGGGGCGAACCTCGTGGTCGGCGTCCTGAACCTGGTGCCCGGGCTGCCGCTCGACGGCGGCCGGGTGCTGCGGGCGGTCGTCTGGAAGATCACCGGCAGCCCGCACCAGGGGACCGTGGTGGCCGGTTGGGGCGGACGGGTGGCGGCGCTGCTGGTGCTGGCCTACCCCTTCACCCGGCAGTTCCTGCTGGGCGTGCCCGCGGACCTCACCGACTACGTCTTCGCGTTCGTGATCGCCAGCTTCTTGTGGACCGGCGCCTCGGCCTCGATCATGTCCGCCCGGGTACGTCGCCGGCTGCCGTCCCTGCAGGCCCGGACGCTGGCCCGCCGCACGCTCATGGTCCCCGACGACCTGCCCCTCGCGGAGGCCGTCCGGCGCGCCCAGGACGAGCAGGCCGGCAGCATCGTGGTGCTGGACGCCCAGGGGATCCCGAGCGCGATCGTCAACGAGGCCGCGGTGCTCGCCACCCCCGAGGAACGCCGTCCCTGGCTGCCGGTCAGTGCGGTCGCCCGCTCCCTCGAGCCGGGCCTCACGTTCCCGGCCGACATCGCCGGCGAGCCGCTGATCCTGGCCATGCAGAAGGTGCCCGCGTCCGAGTACCTCCTCCTCGACGGGGACGGCAGCATCTTCGGCGTCCTGGTCACCGACGACGTCGACAAGGCCTTCGCCGCAGGCATCTGAGGAGGCCGCCGGGGCGCGTGAAAGAGTGCAGCCCATGTCCCCCGACACCCCTGAGAACTCCTGGTCCGGCGTACGACGCGGGCCCCTGCAGCCCGGCGAGTGGATCCGGCTCACCGACACCAAGGGCCGCAGGCACAACATCCAGCTGGTCGAGGGCAAGCAGTTCTTCACCAACCGCGGCTCGATCGACCACGACGACCTGATCGGCCGGCCCGAGGGGTTCAGCGTGACCTCGACCGCGGGCGGGGAGTACCTCGTCTTCCGGCCGCTGCTCAACGAGTTCGTCGTCTCGATGCCGCGGCAGGCGGCGGTGGTCTACCCCAAGGACGCCGCCCAGATCGTGGCGATGGCCGACGTCTTCCCGGGCGCCCGGGTGGTCGAGGCCGGGGTCGGCTCCGGGGCCCTCACCTGCTCGCTGCTGCGCGCGGTCGGCCCGGGCGGGCTGGTGTCGTCCTACGAGCGCCGCCAGGAGTTCGCCGACCAGAGCGTCCAGAACGTCGACCAGTTCTTCGACGGCCGGCACCCGGCCTGGAAGCTCACCGTCGGCGACCTCGTGGAGAGCCTCGACGACGAGGACGTGGACCGGGTGATCCTGGACATGCTCGCGCCCTGGGAGTGCGTGGACCGGGTCGCCGAGGCGCTGACCCCCGGCGGGCTGGTCTGCGCGTACGTCGCGACCACCACCCAGCTCGGCAAGACCGTGGAGACGCTGCGCGCGCACGGCGGGTTCACCGAGCCGCAGCCCTGGGAGTCGCTGGTCCGGGACTGGCACGTCGAGGGCCTCTCGATCCGCCCCGGCCACAAGATGATCGGGCACACCGGCTTCCTGGTGACCGCCCGCCGGATGGCGCCGGGGGAGACCGCCCCGGCCAAGAAGCGCCGTCCCGCACCCGGTGCCTACGGCGTCGACTACGACGGCCCGCGCCCCACCGGTCTGCCGCCGCAGGTCGCCGAGGAGCCCTTCGACGCCTGATCGGCCCCGTTCGGGGGTTGGGTGTTCCCGCTAGGTTTCCGGCAGGTCACGGTTGGGACAAACGTGACCGACACATGGGAGGTTCCCCACCGGATCCCCCCGCCCGCGAGTAGTGTCGAACGCATAGCACCCACGCTGTGGAGGTGACTTCAGTTGTCAGCATCAGACAGTGGTCAGGACCGGTCCGGGTCGCGCCCTGCCGAGGAGCTGCGCAGCCAGCTCGGGTTCCTCGAGGACGAGGTCACCGAGCTCCGGCGCCGGCTCGCGGAGAGCCCGGTGCACTCCCGCGCCGTCGAGCAGCGGCTCGCCGAGACGCAGCGGTCGCTCGCCGCGGTCACGGCCCAGAACGAGCGCCTGGCCCAGACGTTGCGCGAGGCCCGCGACCAGATCATGACGCTCAAGGAGGAGGTCGACCGGCTCGCGCAGCCGCCGGCCGGCTTCGGCACCTTCCTCGCCCGCAACGAGGACGACTCCATCGACGTGTTCACCGGCGGCCGCAAGCTGCGGGTGAACGT
It encodes:
- a CDS encoding response regulator encodes the protein MTLPTTGPATGPATGAVRVVLVDDHAVVRTGLAQLLTGAGGIDVVGQAGDGAEALEVVRRTRPAVVVMDLQMPGVDGVAATRSILAEELGAEVVVLTSFSDNARIAAALDAGAVGYLLKDADPEDLIEGIRAVSRGESPLHPKVARQLLTARHAAPASVDLTPREREVLGLVREGLANKQVARRLGISERTVKAHLTSVFQRIGVTDRTQAALWAERNL
- a CDS encoding site-2 protease family protein, with the translated sequence MDDQRTAEPGGPTGPRPDAPRRPPGTLRIGQIGGVDVLVRSSWLLVAAIISVMLAPAVEQVEPGLGAGKYVAGLAFAVLLYLSVLLHEASHALMAQHYGLPVRSITLHFLGGVTEIDGEPDTPGREFGVSVVGPLTSLAVGVAAIPLAVLAPDSSLLDLAAKGLAGANLVVGVLNLVPGLPLDGGRVLRAVVWKITGSPHQGTVVAGWGGRVAALLVLAYPFTRQFLLGVPADLTDYVFAFVIASFLWTGASASIMSARVRRRLPSLQARTLARRTLMVPDDLPLAEAVRRAQDEQAGSIVVLDAQGIPSAIVNEAAVLATPEERRPWLPVSAVARSLEPGLTFPADIAGEPLILAMQKVPASEYLLLDGDGSIFGVLVTDDVDKAFAAGI
- a CDS encoding tRNA (adenine-N1)-methyltransferase; translated protein: MSPDTPENSWSGVRRGPLQPGEWIRLTDTKGRRHNIQLVEGKQFFTNRGSIDHDDLIGRPEGFSVTSTAGGEYLVFRPLLNEFVVSMPRQAAVVYPKDAAQIVAMADVFPGARVVEAGVGSGALTCSLLRAVGPGGLVSSYERRQEFADQSVQNVDQFFDGRHPAWKLTVGDLVESLDDEDVDRVILDMLAPWECVDRVAEALTPGGLVCAYVATTTQLGKTVETLRAHGGFTEPQPWESLVRDWHVEGLSIRPGHKMIGHTGFLVTARRMAPGETAPAKKRRPAPGAYGVDYDGPRPTGLPPQVAEEPFDA